A stretch of Longimicrobium terrae DNA encodes these proteins:
- a CDS encoding bifunctional 4-hydroxy-2-oxoglutarate aldolase/2-dehydro-3-deoxy-phosphogluconate aldolase, with the protein MTAATLPTSALDERQRVVQRLQALGAVAVVRLNRADAVLPAARALHAGGISAIEVTMTVPDALRAVEQLAREAQADDGDGLLVGVGSVLDAETARRAVDAGARFVVSPVFEPEVVEEAQRMGAAALAGAFTPTEILRAHRAGTDMVKVFPSEALGPSFIKGVLAPMPFLKLCPTGGVTPENAGDWIRAGAAAVGLGGALVDAKLVDAGDFATLTERARRTVQAVMAARGGAA; encoded by the coding sequence ATGACAGCCGCAACTCTGCCTACCTCCGCGCTCGATGAGCGCCAGCGGGTCGTCCAGCGCCTGCAAGCGCTCGGCGCGGTCGCCGTGGTGCGCCTGAACCGCGCGGACGCGGTGCTCCCCGCCGCGCGCGCGCTGCACGCGGGCGGCATCAGCGCCATCGAAGTTACCATGACCGTGCCCGACGCCCTGCGCGCCGTGGAACAGCTTGCCCGCGAAGCCCAAGCGGACGACGGCGACGGCCTGCTCGTGGGCGTGGGCTCCGTGCTGGACGCGGAAACGGCCCGCCGCGCGGTGGACGCCGGGGCGCGCTTCGTCGTGAGCCCCGTCTTTGAACCGGAAGTTGTCGAGGAGGCGCAGCGGATGGGCGCCGCCGCGCTGGCCGGTGCCTTTACGCCGACGGAAATCCTGCGCGCGCACCGCGCCGGCACCGACATGGTAAAGGTGTTTCCCTCCGAGGCGCTGGGGCCCTCCTTCATCAAGGGCGTGCTGGCGCCCATGCCGTTCCTCAAGCTCTGCCCCACGGGCGGGGTGACGCCGGAAAACGCGGGCGACTGGATCCGCGCGGGCGCCGCGGCCGTCGGGCTGGGCGGCGCGCTGGTGGATGCCAAGCTGGTGGATGCGGGTGATTTCGCCACGCTGACGGAGCGCGCGCGGCGGACGGTGCAGGCGGTGATGGCGGCGCGCGGAGGTGCGGCATGA
- a CDS encoding tagaturonate reductase, translating into MSLPVLNRDLLASAAPRTGLHVPSPALLDLPERAVQFGTGAFLRGFVEAFLQEANEAGRFNGRVVMVGSTGSGRDRTLAEQDGLYTLSVQGISGGEPVHQQHVIGVVSRALSATDEWDQVLACARAPELELVFSNTTEVGIVLDQDDQPELSPPRSFPGKLARFLYERARAFDFDPARGVLVLPCELIENNGSKLREIVLALAERWALDPRFAGWIRDAVPFLNTLVDRIVPGTPAADARAEAETALGYRDELLTVAEAYRLFVIEADDALRARIPFAGIDGVTVAADVSLFRERKVRMLNGAHTITVPAALLAGCTTVLEAVNHPLVGPFLRGALLDDIVPTLDAPGSAQYALAVLDRFANPYVKHALTDISLQQTMKMRVRIVPTVVRYAERTGRAPESLAFGFAAYLLFVRDGGGLADDQGDRVRAHWTDAGADASAETVVQRICADAELWGTELDRVPGFAAAAASALDAIRRDGVESALAAHLERSAGVPA; encoded by the coding sequence ATGTCCCTGCCCGTTCTGAACCGCGACCTCCTGGCCTCCGCCGCGCCGCGCACCGGTCTGCACGTGCCGTCGCCCGCGCTGCTGGACCTGCCCGAGCGCGCGGTGCAGTTCGGCACCGGCGCCTTTCTGCGCGGCTTTGTCGAGGCGTTCCTGCAGGAAGCCAACGAGGCCGGCCGCTTCAACGGCCGCGTGGTCATGGTGGGCAGCACCGGCAGCGGCCGCGACCGCACCCTCGCCGAACAGGACGGCCTGTACACGCTTTCCGTCCAGGGCATCAGCGGCGGCGAGCCCGTCCATCAGCAGCACGTGATCGGGGTGGTGAGCCGCGCGCTTTCCGCCACGGACGAGTGGGACCAGGTGCTCGCCTGCGCCCGCGCGCCGGAGCTGGAACTGGTCTTCAGCAACACCACCGAGGTCGGCATCGTCCTCGACCAGGACGACCAGCCGGAGCTGTCGCCGCCCCGCTCCTTTCCCGGCAAGCTCGCGCGCTTCCTGTACGAGCGCGCCCGCGCCTTTGACTTCGATCCCGCGCGCGGCGTTCTCGTCCTTCCCTGCGAGCTGATCGAGAACAACGGCAGCAAGCTGCGCGAGATCGTCCTTGCCCTCGCGGAGCGGTGGGCGCTGGACCCGCGCTTCGCCGGGTGGATCCGCGACGCGGTGCCGTTCCTCAACACGCTCGTGGACCGCATCGTCCCCGGCACGCCGGCGGCGGACGCGCGCGCGGAGGCCGAGACTGCGCTGGGCTATCGCGATGAACTGCTGACCGTCGCCGAGGCGTACCGCCTGTTCGTCATCGAAGCGGATGACGCGTTGCGCGCCCGCATTCCGTTCGCCGGCATCGACGGCGTCACGGTGGCCGCGGACGTTTCGCTCTTTCGCGAGCGCAAGGTGCGCATGCTGAACGGCGCGCACACCATCACCGTTCCCGCCGCGCTGCTCGCCGGGTGCACGACGGTGCTGGAGGCGGTCAATCATCCTCTGGTCGGCCCGTTCCTGCGCGGCGCGCTGCTGGACGACATCGTCCCCACGCTGGACGCGCCGGGGAGCGCGCAGTACGCGCTGGCCGTGCTGGACCGCTTCGCCAATCCGTACGTAAAGCACGCGCTCACCGACATTTCGCTGCAGCAGACCATGAAGATGCGCGTGCGCATCGTCCCCACCGTGGTGCGCTACGCGGAGCGGACTGGGCGCGCGCCGGAGTCGCTGGCCTTCGGGTTTGCGGCGTATCTGCTCTTTGTGCGCGACGGCGGCGGGCTGGCCGACGACCAGGGCGACCGCGTGCGCGCGCACTGGACGGATGCCGGCGCGGACGCATCCGCCGAGACGGTCGTCCAGCGCATCTGCGCCGACGCGGAGCTGTGGGGAACGGAGCTGGACCGCGTTCCCGGCTTCGCCGCCGCCGCCGCGTCCGCGCTGGACGCCATCCGCCGCGACGGCGTGGAGTCCGCCCTCGCCGCACACCTGGAGCGCTCCGCCGGCGTGCCGGCCTGA